In Cryptomeria japonica chromosome 10, Sugi_1.0, whole genome shotgun sequence, a genomic segment contains:
- the LOC131069390 gene encoding serine/threonine-protein kinase BRI1-like 2, whose amino-acid sequence MDPKHIWVVLLVLAFSGCALCSSEQTDAAALLSLKKSVEKDPSGILQGWDSSHDPCFWHGVRCTYWRVTEVDLSGARLVGILPASFSSLDKLQLLNLSANSFTGNAFSLIKLPLGLRLLDLSFNQITGSIPAEFLTTHPKLSFLSLSHNNLTGLDVFHSDQLQILDLSFNNLSGVISGPDKFTGCYSLVSLDLSSNMLTGYIPSSFSSCLALQAVNLSSNQLEGGIPGSLGELTSLQLLDLSHNHLRGAIPSELGNCCQSLTVLQLSSNNLSGSIPSSFSTCSALQVLNLENNNISGLFPDSILGNLNALESLLLSNNYVSGPFPPSISSCKKLKVVDFSSNKLSGSLPHSICPGAEALEELMLPDNLISGQIPVTLAFCPQLKTIDLSLNFLKGSIPPELGRLSNLERLMMWFNGLEGRIPPELGKCSQLKNLILNNNYLTGEMPQHLANCSNLEWISLTSNKISGRIPRQFGKLSRLAILQLANNSFSGDIPQELGSCSSLLWLDLNSNNLSGTIPKHLGRRGGLALSGILSGNTLAFVRNIGSFCKGVGGLLEFAGIRPERLLQVPTLKTCDFTRLYSGSALNDWTHYVSLEYLDLSYNNLQGSIPSEFSEMVALQVLGLAHNKLSGTLPESLGHLTNLGVFDAAHNKLQGNIPESFSNLTFLVQIDLSNNDLVGPIPSRGQLSTLPASQYANNPGLCGVPLASCSASFPGNNNITDNTNIQNFKRPAAASWANSIVLGILISMASVCVLIVWAITMRARQKEGEAAAILNTLYNSGNITTWKIGKEKEPLSINVATFERPLRKLTFSQLIEATNGFCAESLIGSGGFGEVFKASLRDGSVVAIKKLIRLSYQGDREFMAEMETLGKIKHRNLVPLLGYCKVGEERLLVYEYMEYGSLEDMLHGDKAKTLLTWDVRKQIARGAAKGLAFLHHNCIPHIIHRDMKSSNVLLDKNMEARVSDFGMARLISALDTHLSVSTLAGTPGYVPPEYYQSFRCTAKGDVYSFGVLLLEILTGKRPTDKEEFGDSNLVGWVKLHLNQGKAEEVIDPDLKDIGADSEVLRYLQITMQCLEDFPSRRPSMMQVVSMFKELHVRAGGS is encoded by the exons ATGGATCCAAAGCACATTTGGGTGGTTTTGCTGGTGCTTGCATTTAGTGGGTGTGCATTGTGTTCCAGTGAACAAACGGATGCAGCAGCACTTCTGAGCTTAAAAAAGAGTGTAGAAAAAGACCCAAGTGGTATTCTGCAGGGATGGGATTCGTCACACGATCCCTGCTTCTGGCATGGAGTACGGTGCACATATTGGCGAGTCACAGAGGTGGACTTGAGCGGAGCAAGGCTTGTAGGAATCCTCCCTGCTTCTTTCAGCTCTCTGGACAAGCTGCAGCTACTTAATCTCTCCGCCAACTCCTTTACTGGCAATGCTTTCTCTCTCATAAAGCTTCCTCTGGGTTTGCGCCTTTTAGACCTGTCTTTCAACCAAATCACGGGTTCAATCCCAGCAGAATTCCTCACGACGCACCCCAAACTGAGTTTCCTTAGCCTCTCCCACAACAACCTCACTGGTCTTGATGTTTTCCATTCTGACCAGCTGCAAATCTTGGATCTGTCTTTCAACAATTTGTCTGGAGTAATCTCAGGGCCAGACAAATTCACAGGCTGTTACAGTCTTGTGTCCCTTGACTTGTCCTCAAACATGCTTACAGGCTACATTCCTTCCTCATTCTCTAGCTGCCTTGCGTTGCAGGCTGTGAATCTTTCATCAAACCAGCTAGAGGGAGGCATACCCGGATCCTTAGGCGAGCTCACTTCTCTCCAACTGCTTGATTTATCCCACAACCATTTGAGAGGTGCTATTCCTTCTGAGCTGGGAAATTGCTGCCAATCTCTCACAGTCCTCCAGCTCTCGTCCAACAACTTGTCCGGCTCGATCCCCTCTTCCTTCTCGACATGCTCTGCTTTGCAGGTTCTCAACTTAGAGAACAACAACATATCTGGGCTCTTTCCAGATTCGATTCTGGGGAATCTGAATGCCCTGGAGAGCCTTCTTTTGAGCAATAACTATGTATCAGGTCCATTTCCACCCTCTATCTCTAGCTGCAAGAAGCTCAAGGTGGTGGATTTCAGCTCCAACAAGCTGTCCGGCTCCTTGCCTCATTCCATATGCCCGGGGGCTGAGGCTCTGGAAGAGCTTATGCTTCCGGATAACCTCATCTCAGGCCAAATCCCTGTGACCCTGGCTTTTTGCCCCCAGCTGAAGACCATAGACCTCAGCCTCAACTTTCTCAAAGGTAGCATTCCTCCGGAGCTGGGAAGGCTTAGCAATCTGGAACGCTTGATGATGTGGTTTAATGGGCTGGAGGGCAGGATTCCTCCCGAGCTGGGGAAGTGCAGTCAGCTCAAGAATCTCATCCTTAACAACAACTATCTCACAGGGGAAATGCCCCAACACCTTGCCAATTGCAGCAATCTGGAATGGATTTCGCTGACAAGTAACAAGATCAGCGGAAGAATTCCCCGACAGTTCGGGAAGCTGAGCAGATTGGCAATCCTGCAGCTGGCGAATAATAGCTTCAGCGGGGACATCCCACAGGAGCTGGGCAGCTGCAGCAGTCTGCTCTGGTTGGACTTGAATAGTAATAATCTGAGTGGGACTATTCCCAAGCATTTGGGACGGAGAGGTGGTCTCGCTCTTAGTGGGATTCTTTCGGGCAATACCCTCGCATTCGTGAGGAATATTGGGAGTTTCTGCAAAGGTGTTGGTGGGTTGCTCGAATTTGCAGGAATTAGGCCTGAGCGTCTTCTGCAAGTCCCCACTTTGAAGACATGTGACTTTaccag GCTATACTCAGGCAGTGCTTTGAATGATTGGACTCACTATGTCAGTCTGGAATATCTCGATCTATCGTATAACAATCTGCAGGGAAGCATTCCTTCAGAATTTAGTGAAATGGTGGCCCTGCAGGTGCTTGGTCTCGCCCACAACAAGCTCAGTGGCACTCTTCCTGAATCTCTGGGACACCTTACAAATCTGGGAGTCTTTGATGCTGCGCACAACAAGCTCCAGGGTAACATTCCGGAATCCTTCTCCAATCTTACATTCTTAGTGCAGATAGACCTCTCAAACAACGACCTTGTTGGACCTATTCCTTCCAGGGGTCAGCTTAGCACCCTGCCTGCATCTCAATATGCAAACAATCCTGGCCTATGTGGAGTCCCTCTCGCCTCTTGCTCTGCTTCTTTTCCAGGCAATAACAATATAACTGACAATACCAACATCCAAAATTTCAAGAGACCTGCCGCCGCATCATGGGCTAATAGCATTGTTCTGGGCATCCTGATCTCCATGGCTTCTGTGTGTGTCTTGATTGTTTGGGCAATTACTATGAGAGCCAGGCAGAAGGAAGGAGAAGCAGCTGCCATTCTCAACACCCTGTATAACTCAGGCAATATTACAACAtggaagataggaaaggagaaagAGCCACTCAGCATTAATGTTGCTACCTTTGAGAGACCTCTCAGAAAACTCACATTCTCCCAACTCATTGAGGCCACCAATGGATTCTGTGCAGAAAGTCTGATAGGATCTGGGGGATTTGGGGAAGTCTTCAAGGCCAGCTTACGAGATGGGTCTGTTGTTGCCATCAAGAAACTGATTCGGTTGAGCTACCAAGGAGACAGAGAATTCATGGCAGAAATGGAAACTCTGGGTAAGATAAAGCACAGGAACCTGGTTCCTCTGTTGGGCTACTGCAAAGTAGGGGAGGAAAGGCTTCTTGTGTATGAATATATGGAATATGGGAGCCTGGAAGACATGCTTCATGGGGACAAAGCCAAAACTCTTCTCACCTGGGATGTAAGGAAACAGATCGCCAGAGGAGCTGCCAAGGGCCTTGCCTTTCTCCACCACAATTGCATTCCTCACATCATTCACAGAGACATGAAGTCCAGCAATGTGCTTCTGGATAAGAACATGGAAGCCCGAGTTTCCGATTTTGGAATGGCAAGGCTAATCAGTGCACTGGACACTCACCTGAGTGTGAGCACACTTGCAGGCACTCCTGGTTATGTTCCTCCTGAGTACTACCAGAGCTTCAGGTGCACTGCAAAGGGAGATGTTTATTCATTTGGTGTCCTTTTGCTAGAGATCCTTACTGGGAAGAGACCCACTGACAAGGAAGAGTTTGGTGACAGCAATTTGGTTGGATGGGTGAAACTCCATCTCAACCAGGGGAAGGCCGAGGAGGTCATTGATCCAGATTTGAAGGACATTGGTGCAGATTCTGAGGTATTGCGATACCTCCAGATTACAATGCAATGCTTGGAGGATTTTCCCTCTAGAAGGCCTAGCATGATGCAAGTGGTTTCTATGTTCAAAGAGCTCCATGTTCGTGCAGGTGGAAGCTGA